From Micromonospora sp. NBC_01699, a single genomic window includes:
- a CDS encoding MFS transporter, with amino-acid sequence MEAPANTSALTVLRAPQAARVLAASLLGRIPLGAAPLALLIFARETMSLTVAGLLVGAYTAGMAIGQPMLARVADRWRQPPVLWLSMVVSTIGFALAAAHISLPVTVFAAALAGVGAPPFESCLRVLWRGLLPAHQVQTAYTLDIAVQESIFILGPVVTLGAVGLVGPAGGLAAAALFQAGGTAWFATTGAVRRWRGEPAVRHWAGPLRAARLRLILGALVLVGAGVGSVTVAATGYAEVSGARSWAGWLLAAQATGALVGGLLYVRFAGLRRYATLPRATAVFAAGYLPLLLTPAPPAMLVLMAVSGLALPPLLTVAFVAIDRVAPVGTVAEAFAWAATAFSVGNAAGAAVNGALLDTSGRVTVGFVLAPVAAAMASGLLLLLGRRARGNGATGDGATGDGATSNEATGDGFTSSG; translated from the coding sequence ATGGAAGCCCCGGCGAACACCTCCGCGCTGACCGTGCTGCGGGCGCCGCAGGCCGCCCGGGTGCTGGCGGCCAGCCTGCTCGGCCGGATCCCGCTCGGTGCGGCACCACTGGCCCTGCTGATCTTCGCCCGCGAGACGATGTCGCTGACCGTGGCCGGGCTGCTGGTCGGCGCGTACACCGCCGGCATGGCGATCGGTCAGCCGATGCTGGCCCGGGTCGCCGACCGGTGGCGGCAACCGCCGGTGCTGTGGCTGTCGATGGTCGTCTCCACCATCGGCTTCGCGCTCGCCGCCGCGCACATCAGCCTGCCGGTGACCGTGTTCGCCGCCGCGCTGGCCGGGGTGGGCGCGCCACCGTTCGAGTCGTGCCTGCGGGTGCTCTGGCGCGGCCTGCTCCCGGCCCACCAGGTGCAGACCGCGTACACCCTGGACATCGCGGTCCAGGAGTCGATCTTCATTCTCGGCCCGGTGGTCACCCTCGGCGCGGTCGGCCTGGTCGGCCCGGCCGGTGGCCTGGCCGCCGCCGCGCTGTTCCAGGCCGGAGGCACCGCCTGGTTCGCCACCACCGGCGCGGTCCGTCGGTGGCGGGGCGAGCCGGCCGTACGGCACTGGGCCGGCCCGCTGCGCGCCGCCCGGCTCCGGTTGATCCTCGGCGCGCTGGTGCTGGTGGGGGCCGGGGTGGGCAGCGTGACGGTGGCCGCGACCGGTTACGCCGAGGTGTCCGGGGCCCGATCCTGGGCCGGCTGGCTGCTCGCCGCCCAGGCCACCGGCGCACTCGTCGGCGGGCTGCTCTACGTACGCTTCGCCGGCCTGCGCCGGTACGCCACCCTGCCCCGGGCGACGGCGGTCTTCGCGGCCGGCTACCTGCCCCTGCTGCTCACCCCGGCCCCGCCCGCGATGCTGGTGCTGATGGCGGTCAGCGGGCTCGCGCTGCCGCCGCTGCTCACCGTCGCGTTCGTGGCGATCGACCGGGTGGCCCCGGTCGGCACCGTCGCCGAGGCGTTCGCCTGGGCGGCCACCGCCTTCTCGGTCGGCAACGCCGCCGGTGCGGCGGTCAACGGTGCGCTGCTGGACACCAGTGGACGGGTGACCGTCGGCTTCGTGCTCGCCCCGGTCGCCGCCGCCATGGCCAGCGGCCTGCTCCTACTGCTCGGACGACGGGCCCGAGGAAACGGGGCAACGGGCGACGGGGCAACGGGCGACGGGGCAACGAGCAACGAGGCGACGGGCGACGGGTTCACCTCCTCCGGGTGA
- a CDS encoding ABC transporter permease: MIKLLTVAEMALREMVRRRAVLVILLVLPLLFYLSRRGDHLGQSIRFVCLGLGWALSTAALFAGSAAREIEPRLRLSGYRAYHLHLGRLLALWIVGLGLSVPYFLLVRFDQHDVRYGAIALIMLLTVATAAPFGLLLSAVLPRELEGTLVLLIVFGLQMMLDPAGTAARFLPFWASREIGTYAVDHTDGGYLARGLVHGVVFAVALTALVALASGFRLRQRAHLRFSPIR; the protein is encoded by the coding sequence ATGATCAAGTTGCTGACGGTTGCCGAGATGGCACTGCGGGAGATGGTGCGGCGACGGGCGGTGCTGGTGATTCTGCTGGTGCTGCCGCTGCTGTTCTATCTGAGCCGGCGCGGCGACCACCTGGGCCAGTCGATCCGGTTCGTCTGCCTGGGGCTGGGCTGGGCGTTGAGCACCGCCGCCCTGTTCGCCGGCAGTGCGGCCCGGGAGATCGAACCCCGGCTGCGGCTCTCCGGCTACCGGGCGTACCACCTGCACCTGGGCCGGCTGCTCGCGCTCTGGATCGTCGGCCTCGGGCTCTCGGTGCCGTACTTCCTGCTCGTCCGGTTCGACCAGCACGACGTCCGGTACGGCGCGATCGCCCTGATCATGCTGCTCACGGTGGCCACCGCGGCGCCGTTCGGGCTGCTGCTGAGCGCCGTGCTGCCGCGTGAGCTGGAGGGCACCCTGGTCCTGCTGATCGTGTTCGGGTTGCAGATGATGCTCGACCCGGCCGGGACCGCCGCCCGGTTCCTGCCGTTCTGGGCCAGCCGGGAGATCGGCACGTACGCGGTCGACCACACCGACGGCGGTTACCTGGCCCGCGGCCTGGTGCACGGCGTGGTCTTCGCGGTGGCGCTCACCGCCCTGGTCGCGCTCGCCTCCGGGTTCCGGCTGCGGCAGCGCGCACACCTGAGGTTCAGTCCGATCCGCTGA